The Lacipirellula parvula genome window below encodes:
- a CDS encoding DUF5985 family protein — translation MEHFIMGAIAMASIVVAAFFLRFWRDTRDRLFMLFAIAFALLALTRLGLAMSGDASEADTSWYWVRFAAFVIILVAIADKNRR, via the coding sequence ATGGAACACTTCATCATGGGAGCCATTGCGATGGCGTCGATCGTCGTCGCTGCATTCTTCTTGCGGTTTTGGCGTGACACGCGCGATCGGCTATTCATGCTGTTTGCGATTGCCTTCGCCCTGCTGGCTCTCACGCGGCTCGGACTGGCGATGTCCGGGGACGCCTCCGAGGCCGACACCTCTTGGTATTGGGTTCGCTTTGCGGCGTTCGTCATCATTCTCGTGGCGATCGCAGATAAAAATCGACGTTAG
- a CDS encoding DUF5985 family protein, producing MMPGSVFVLCAATCLLCSILLFRGYRQRRVPLLFWSSICFLGLMIDNCMLYADLHLFPEVSMVIWRKLPGLLATVALLFGLIWESE from the coding sequence ATGATGCCTGGCAGCGTCTTCGTGTTATGCGCAGCGACCTGTCTGCTCTGTTCGATTCTTCTGTTTCGCGGCTACCGCCAGAGACGCGTGCCGCTGCTTTTTTGGAGTTCGATATGCTTTCTTGGACTCATGATTGACAACTGCATGCTCTACGCCGATCTGCATCTCTTTCCAGAAGTCAGTATGGTGATTTGGCGGAAGCTGCCTGGCCTGCTTGCGACCGTCGCGCTGTTGTTCGGCCTCATCTGGGAGTCGGAGTGA